Proteins co-encoded in one Octopus bimaculoides isolate UCB-OBI-ISO-001 chromosome 7, ASM119413v2, whole genome shotgun sequence genomic window:
- the LOC106871580 gene encoding dentin sialophosphoprotein encodes MAESIGGTNALPLSKKTRKRPTTELPLKLDAKLPQKHNVKEKASEQEIPTESSDSSISDEDGLDYHSSESSESSESSASSKHLPGPEDGSESSEETDSSDCSDSSDNSNSSSESDIEELIKRIKSNRTHIEEFNKGILNKNSPDTTKNLPLFSHTICNPLLHKKGSLSETKKKRRSRSQMEKLAES; translated from the exons ATGGCTGAATCTATTGGTGGCACCAATGCATTACCACTTAGCAAGAAAACGAGGAAACGTCCAACAACTGAACTGCCTTTAAAATTAGATGCAAAGTTACCCCAAAAGCATAATGTTAAAGAAAAAGCTTCTGAACAGGAAATACCTACAGAATCATCAG aCAGTTCCATTTCTGATGAAGATGGATTGGATTACCATAGTTCAGAAAGTTCTGAGAGTTCTGAATCTTCAGCCTCTTCAAAACATTTGCCTGGTCCTGAAGATGGTTCAGAATCATCAGAAGAAACAGATAGTTCAGATTGTTCTGACAGCTCAGACAATTCCAATAGTTCATCTGAATCGGATATCGAGGAATTAATCAAAAGGATAAAGTCAAATCGTACACATATTGAAGAATTCAATAAGGGCATTTTAAACAAGAATAGTCCAGATACGACCAAGAATCTTCCCTTATTTAGTCACACAATATGTAACCCCTTACTTCATAAAAAGGGTAGTTTAAGtgaaaccaaaaagaaaagaagaagcagaagtcAAATGGAAAAATTGGCagaatcttaa